AGCGTTTACGCAAGaccctctctgtctcactGTCTCTCACGACTGTTGCAACGTGTATGCATTTTTTTTACATTGGTCGtgtgctttctctgcgtttcgctgtGGATCTGTGTTTTTATTTTTCGCTCGCTTCGCGTCTGTGCGGAGCGCCAATAGCGACTCGCAGTCCAGGACTGAGACGCGCCAGctcaggagacagcaggcagacgtccccgtctctccctctcgctctctcggaCTTTCCTCGCGCAGTTCCAAGGAACGGAtcctctctccctgcgcCTCGCCGTCGATTTGCCCTCACTCACGTAAGTCCGTAGATGGAGAGCTTCCCGACTCCGGTGCCTGAAAGGACGTCGCCAGCCGTCAAGTTGACGCCTCGCTTGACAAGGTGGACAGGAGTATTTCGGTAGCCGATGACCTTGTCTTGGACTCTGTAGCCTTCGCAGAGCTGGATGAAGTTCTCGACTGACAGCGGGACTCTGTCCGAGTAGAGGCCGATCAAGACGCGGCCAATGTATCGGCCGCCGAGCGCGAAGTCCATGAACACACGGTCGCGGATCGCCTGCTTGTGGACCGCGGAGACGGAACGGTCTCTCTGGAGGCGAtacaggaaaaagagaggcggcgccgTGAGCGCAAACGCCAAGGCGCCCTTGACGCCCAGCGGCGACCGCCGCCACCAGTTGCGCGGTCTCTCAAGCCATTCCCAAAGCAGGCCTTCacgagcagaggagaaagaagacgaggacgagaaagaagatgaagcAGGGGGAGCgtgagagaaaggagaggagaagaaatgaaGACGAGACAAGAAATTCATGGCGAAAACAAGGGAACGAGCTACATgcgggagaagacacagacaggagaaaaaagtcaAAGAGAAAGGACACAAAGAGACGGCACGAGAAACGATGAACGataagaagaagaagaagaaaggggaaaagaaaaagcaaaggaggagggagaagaggaaggagaagaggaaggagaagaggaaggagaagaggaaggagaagagaaagagatggcgacacagagagacaggaaggagaagagactgaaTTGCTTTGACGTAGTGCAGGTCTGCCTTTATTTCTGCAGAGAATAATTGATGAGCAGAAGAATCCAGCACTGGGTCGCGAATGCCCTAAAGAGGGCCAACACAGTGCAGGCCAGCAGCCATAGTGTGGCGAAGTCTTTGTGAAggagcggagaagacggagaagaagaaagacaaaggtgaaggacagaggcgaagaaaagaacgagaaagagaaaagagtaCAGTGGGAAAGATGGGTGACAAATTGAGCATTAAAGataaaggagagaaacgtcgCATCTGCGCATTTTACAGATGCacgagtctctctcttgcgtcGGCGGACGCACAACAGCTGTGGCAGACGAGGAGGtcagaagacaaggaagaggtTGGGAGGAGCggcgcagaaaagagaaaaaatgtagagagaaagaaaaacagacagagagaagaggaagagaagagagaaaagagagaaaagggcagaaagaaggagaaaagaagaaagaggattGGAAAGACGGCCGGAGCGCAGCAGGGACAGGACGAacgatgcagagagagaagcgtttcCTTGACACAGAGAAGGCTCACGAAGCCGACAAAAGAACGGCGAATCAAACGAAACAGATTTCACGTACAGACGAATCCGGACCAAAatcgaaaaaggaaagaagaagcgttATGCAACGGAAAAATACACACGGCACTCCGCAtgcaaaaaaaagagaaaaggagacatgTGAACAGACCGTCTCGCGCTTGTCTTTTCCGAGTCCTCATTTTCACCTCGATTTCCCCCATCGATGCTTTCCATCGCTtccaaagaaagaaaacaaagcctcctctgtctccttgtcgcGCGCTACGAAGACGGCcttctctcagcttcttctctctcagcttcttctctctcggcttcttcttttcctctctctctatgtcGGTCCTTTTCTCGCGATGTCTCCTCAGTCTCGAGCGCGAAAGGCCTTCGTGGAGGGAGGCCGttggtttctctctgtcgttccaAAGGCTCTTCGCTGACGCCAGGAGTCGCCTGTGATTTTTTATCGAATCCGTCTTGGATGCCCAAAAGAGCATGGTTTTTCTCCTGGGTCGACGCGGAGTCCTCGAGCTTATACAGGCTCGTTAATGGATGAGACACAAAATGAAACTCCATGGCCATCAAAGGATCCTCCACGCAAGAGACATCCtcggaaggcgagagagagaaggagacgctgcaACAGCTGCGGTGAAAAGACTCCAGACAGCGAGCCTTTCGACAGATAAAAAAGGAAGATGTGAGGTTTCGCTGAGTTCTGCTGTCGCTCTTTTTGCGGCTCGGCGCGCTGCAAAGTTCTCGACTCTTTGATTTCTTTGTCCCATCCGAGAAATATGGGCGAACGTgtggtgtctcctcgacaTTTTGTGAAGTCCCTTCTCTGGCGTTTGCTTGGCTTTCGCGGCCCCCGCATGCAGTCAAATCGAAGAATGACAGGCGGCTCTCTACTTCTCTTGGCGCTCTTCTCTTGCAGTTTTatctttccttttcctgtctcgtGCTTATCCTCTCCTgccctgtttcctctgtctttgtCCCCCTCGCCTCTTTATtctctctcgggtgtctctttcgAGAGTAAAGTTCGTTTTCTACATCTGCGGACTGGCACGgaggtcttctctctttgccgacttctcccttctgccttcttctcgttctcttcctctctttgccctttgtgttgctgcttctcttctgtctctcatATCCACGatggttttctctcgcacAATGCACTCTCCGTTTCCGGACTCCCTGTGTcattctcttttcctcgcgtcCAGACgtcccccttttctctctggcgatcccccgtctcttcttctttcaacGCTGTAactccgtctccttttctgtcctctACAACTCcttttttgtcttcttccagacgcacttctctctccgtgtctttatcttcgcctctgtcttcttctgtctcgtcttttctgtcttcgtcaCTATCGCCGTCTCGGTCTCCTTCTCAGCCGTCTCG
This genomic interval from Toxoplasma gondii ME49 chromosome VIIb, whole genome shotgun sequence contains the following:
- a CDS encoding cyclophilin, putative (encoded by transcript TGME49_262520), which encodes MNFLSRLHFFSSPFSHAPPASSSFSSSSSFSSAREGLLWEWLERPRNWWRRSPLGVKGALAFALTAPPLFFLYRLQRDRSVSAVHKQAIRDRVFMDFALGGRYIGRVLIGLYSDRVPLSVENFIQLCEGYRVQDKVIGYRNTPVHLVKRGVNLTAGDVLSGTGVGKLSIYGLTFPDENFDMQFIQDGDVALMNSGPSTNNSQFIITFNALTPLNRNYVVIGTVLKGMRVIKQIEEEAGSKTGAPMQPVRIINCGLYRGLQDGPPFFANPDLLDRYGETRVSEADFLALKPEEQEKLVEASKAVVSSTKATK